The genomic stretch GAGTACGTCAGGCAGGCCTGCGGGTCGAGGTCGACGAGGAGGACCCGTCTGCCCATCTGCGCCAGGGCGAAGCCCAGGGCGTGCACGCTGGTGGTCTTGGCGACGCCACCTTTCTGGTTGGCAACCGCCACGATCCGCGCCATCGCCGGGAGTCTATGCCCACGTTCCGGCGGGTGGCGTGCCCGCGTCGGTCAACCGGGCGGAGGTGACTCCGACACGGCGAGCTTGACGAGCAGGGCCCGCAACTCGAGGAGCTCGTCGGTGCTCAGGGCCGCGAACGACGCCGGGGGCTCCCCGAGCACTTTGCGGACCTGGGTGAGCGCCTCGACACCGCTCGGCAGGAGGGCCACCATCTTGACCCTGCGGTCGGTGGGGTGCGACCGGCGTTCGGCCAGCCCCGCGGCCTCGAGCCCGTCGACCAGGGACGTGACGTAGGACGGGTCGCAGCGGAAGTGGTCGGCGAGGTCCCGCATGGGCACCGGGTGGTCGGGCGACAGCTGGAGCAGCGTCTTCAGGACACCGGCGGTCAGCCCGGTGGCATCGCACGCCTCGTGGAAGCGCCGTTGGCCCTCACGCTCGAACACGAGCCGGTACATGGCCTGCCAGGCCTCCCCCGCCGCCACCTCGCGGGCCCGACGCCCCCCGTTTCCCCCGTCGCTTGACACGATTCGACCTTTGAGTAGTCTTAACGATCTACCTGAGTAGTATAAACCTTCGATGAAAGTCTATAGCTGATGGACCACGACCGGGCCGATGCCGGCTCCTCGAACATGTCGGCCCACCGCCACACGGGGCTGGCGCTGCTGGTGATCTGCGCCGTGCAGATGATGGTGATCCTCGACGGCACCATCGTGAACATCGCGCTGCCCTCGATCCAGCACGAGCTCCACTTCTCGGCGACGAACCTCGAATGGGTCATCACCGCCTACGCGCTGGCATTCGGGGGCCTGCTGCTGCTGGGTGGCCGCAGCGGCGACCTCTTCGGCCGGCGGCGGATGTTCATCATCGGCGTCGTCGTCTTCACCACGGCGTCGCTCGTGGGCGGGTTCGCCACCGACCAGGCCTGGCTCATCGCCGCCCGGGTGGCGCAGGGCGTCGGCGGTGCGATCGCCTCGCCCACGGCCCTGGCGCTGATCCAGAACACGTTCCCCGCCGGTCCGCAGCGGTCACGGGCCATGGGCGTCTACGCGGCGATGTCGGGTGCGGGGGGATCGCTCGGGCTCCTGCTCGGGGGGATCCTGACCGACGTCGCCTCGTGGCGCTGGGTGCTGTTCGTGAACGTGCCCATCGGGCTCAGCGTGGCGTTGGCCGCGCCCCGGGTGCTCGGCACCACCCCCACCCGACCGGGCCGCCTCGACCTGCCTGGCGCGTCGTCGGTGACCCTCGGCATGACGTCACTCGTGTACGGGCTGTCCCGGGCCGCCACGTCGGGCTGGTCCGACGGCGTCACCGTCGGGGCGCTCGCCCTTGCGGTGGTGATGCTGGCGGTGTTCGTGACCATCGAGCGGGTGAGCCCCCACGCCCTCATGCCCCTGCACATCTTCGCCGACCGCAACCGGGCGGGCTCCTACGCCATCATGCTGACCCTGGCGGCCGCCATGTTCGCCACGTTCTTCTTCATCACCCAGTTCGTGCAGAACGTCCTCGGTTACAGCCCCCTCAAGGCGGGGGTGGCGTTCCTCCCCATGACCCTCGGGATCGGCGGGACCGCCACGCTCATGGCGCGCCTCGTCGGCCGGATCGGGCCCCGGCGGCCCATGACGGCGGGCCCCCTCATGGTGTCCGGCGGCCTGTTGTGGCTGTCGTTCGTCGGCGTCCACGCCGCCTACGTGTCGATCATCGGGCCCCTCCTGCTCCTGGCCACGGGGATGGGCTCGACCTTCGTGCCACTGACCCTGACCGTGATGTCGCGGGTGCAGCAGCGCGAGGCCGGGCTCGCATCCGCCCTCCTCAACACCGGCCAGCAGATCGGCGGGTCCCTCGGCCTCGCCGTGCTGGTGACGGTGGCGACGAGCGTCACCGCGTCCCACCTGGCCCCCGTGCGGCGGGCGGTCGGGCACGCGGCGCAGGCGCTGGCGACGCACCAGGCGGTGACGAGCGGGTACGACGCCGCCTTCCGGATCGGCTCGCTCATCGCCTTCGTGGGGTTCGTCCTGGCGGTGGTGGTCATCAGGCCCGCCGCTCCCGCCCCGGCCATGGCGACGCCGGCCGACGCCACGCCCGAACCCGAGCCCGCCCTCGCCTGACAGCACCGGTCAGCCGGGACGGGCCCGCAGGCCCCTCC from Acidimicrobiales bacterium encodes the following:
- a CDS encoding MarR family transcriptional regulator → MSSDGGNGGRRAREVAAGEAWQAMYRLVFEREGQRRFHEACDATGLTAGVLKTLLQLSPDHPVPMRDLADHFRCDPSYVTSLVDGLEAAGLAERRSHPTDRRVKMVALLPSGVEALTQVRKVLGEPPASFAALSTDELLELRALLVKLAVSESPPPG
- a CDS encoding MFS transporter; translation: MDHDRADAGSSNMSAHRHTGLALLVICAVQMMVILDGTIVNIALPSIQHELHFSATNLEWVITAYALAFGGLLLLGGRSGDLFGRRRMFIIGVVVFTTASLVGGFATDQAWLIAARVAQGVGGAIASPTALALIQNTFPAGPQRSRAMGVYAAMSGAGGSLGLLLGGILTDVASWRWVLFVNVPIGLSVALAAPRVLGTTPTRPGRLDLPGASSVTLGMTSLVYGLSRAATSGWSDGVTVGALALAVVMLAVFVTIERVSPHALMPLHIFADRNRAGSYAIMLTLAAAMFATFFFITQFVQNVLGYSPLKAGVAFLPMTLGIGGTATLMARLVGRIGPRRPMTAGPLMVSGGLLWLSFVGVHAAYVSIIGPLLLLATGMGSTFVPLTLTVMSRVQQREAGLASALLNTGQQIGGSLGLAVLVTVATSVTASHLAPVRRAVGHAAQALATHQAVTSGYDAAFRIGSLIAFVGFVLAVVVIRPAAPAPAMATPADATPEPEPALA